A window from Drosophila nasuta strain 15112-1781.00 chromosome 3, ASM2355853v1, whole genome shotgun sequence encodes these proteins:
- the LOC132791227 gene encoding acireductone dioxygenase, whose protein sequence is MVQIWFMDTDPSDQRLEHKRSPVEYLELENLYKKTGVEYFKINADDYLNDKQLNELRATRGYTYEDEITCSEQCLPDYANKLKAFYTEHLHTDEEIRLILDGSGYFDVRDGDDNWLRIQVVKGDMIIIPSGIYHRFTLDTNNFIRTRRYFIGEPVWAPHNRPADDMDCRKAYLQHLGQLTKA, encoded by the exons ATGGTGCAAATCTGGTTTATGGACACCGATCCGAGTGATCAGCGACTTGAGCATAAACGCAGCCCCGTTGAGTACTTGGAATTGGAGAATCTGTACAAGAAAACCGGCGTGGAGTACTTCAAG ATCAATGCTGATGACTATCTGAATGACAAGCAATTGAACGAGCTGCGTGCTACGCGTGGCTACACCTATGAGGATGAG ATCACTTGCTCAGAGCAATGTTTGCCGGATTATGCCAACAAGCTGAAAGCTTTTTACACCGAGCACTTGCACACTGACGAGGAAATCCGCTTGATACTCGATGGCTCCGGCTACTTTGATGTGCGCGA TGGCGACGATAATTGGCTGCGCATTCAGGTGGTCAAAGGTGATATGATTATTATACCGTCGGGCATCTACCACCGTTTCACACTGGACACCAAT AACTTCATTCGAACCCGGCGTTATTTCATTGGTGAACCTGTTTGGGCTCCGCACAATCGTCCAGCTGATGATATGGACTGTCGTAAGGCCTATTTGCAGCATCTGGGTCAACTGACCAAGGCTTAA
- the LOC132791226 gene encoding arginine kinase 1-like, whose translation MQCLRLRFRGILPRLVPIRYYAKKTDIPEDVMEEMEEGFINLCNSDSPSLLRKYLTRDLFDELKVKTTPTYKSNLLDCVRSGMYNFNSNVGIYAADPESYKTFAKLFDPIIEEYHGFKQGDKHPASCFGYGSDFPDLDPERKFILSTRIRCARSLDGFPFNPMLTHCDYAQLQTTICRAFDRLCGEFSGKYFAVCNMKEKVKEKLIADHYMFREDDPFLEQGMAFRYWPLGRGIFMNRQKTFIVWVNEEDHVRIISMEKGGDLGRVYERMIIGVESLAHEMKFAHDPHLGHINFCPTNLGTSIRASVHIKLPSISSEATVVDVAEKYSLQVRGTRGENSSPDNGIYDISNKRRMGVTEYQIITEMYNGIKAIIETECQAAMDMERIMKATAKDNMVLKGEEMQKIKRVDKCSPKKKPGDKKTDDKKAGAKKPEAKKANDKKTVAKKAAANATAAKKVAAKKPQAKKGGDKKDKKGGAGKKK comes from the coding sequence ATGCAGTGCCTGCGTTTGCGTTTTCGTGGCATTTTGCCGCGATTAGTGCCCATCCGTTATTATGCCAAAAAGACGGATATACCAGAAGACGTCATGGAGGAAATGGAAGAAGGattcataaatttatgcaattcCGATTCGCCATCGTTGCTGCGCAAGTACTTGACGCGCGATCTCTTCGATGAGCTGAAGGTGAAGACAACGCCCACATACAAATCCAATCTATTGGATTGCGTACGCTCTGGCATGTATAATTTCAACTCGAATGTGGGAATATATGCCGCCGATCCGGAGTCCTATAAAACATTTGCGAAACTTTTTGATCCCATTATCGAGGAGTATCATGGCTTTAAACAAGGTGACAAACATCCTGCCAGCTGCTTTGGCTATGGCTCCGATTTTCCCGATCTCGATCCGGAACGTAAATTCATTTTATCGACCCGTATACGTTGCGCCCGAAGCTTGGACGGATTTCCCTTCAATCCAATGCTAACGCATTGCGATTACGCCCAATTGCAGACGACGATTTGTCGGGCCTTCGATCGACTCTGCGGCGAATTCTCGGGCAAATATTTTGCGGTGTGCAACATGAAAGAAAAggtaaaagaaaaactgatCGCCGATCATTACATGTTCCGCGAGGACGATCCGTTCCTGGAGCAGGGAATGGCCTTCCGCTATTGGCCGCTGGGTCGGGGCATATTCATGAATCGACAGAAGACGTTTATTGTGTGGGTCAACGAAGAGGATCACGTGCGCATCATTTCGATGGAGAAGGGCGGCGATTTGGGTCGCGTATATGAGCGCATGATAATTGGCGTCGAGTCGCTGGCCCATGAAATGAAATTCGCTCACGATCCGCATCTGGGACATATCAATTTTTGTCCCACGAATTTGGGTACCTCGATTCGCGCCTCGGTGCACATTAAGCTGCCCAGCATTAGTTCCGAGGCGACCGTTGTCGATGTGGCCGAAAAATACAGTCTCCAGGTGCGTGGGACGCGGGGCGAAAACTCGTCACCCGACAATGGCATCTATGACATCTCGAATAAGCGTCGCATGGGCGTCACCGAGTATCAGATCATCACGGAGATGTACAACGGCATCAAGGCGATCATCGAGACCGAGTGTCAGGCGGCAATGGATATGGAGAGGATTATGAAGGCGACGGCCAAGGATAATATGGTGTTGAAGGGCGAGGAAATGCAGAAAATTAAGAGAGTGGATAAATGTTCGCCTAAGAAAAAGCCGGGCGATAAAAAAACAGATGATAAAAAGGCTGGCGCTAAAAAACCAGAAGCTAAGAAAGCTAACGATAAGAAAACTGTAGCGAAGAAAGCTGCTGCTAACGCAACTGCAGCTAAAAAAGTTGCTGCTAAAAAACCGCAAGCTAAGAAAGGTGGCGATAAAAAGGATAAGAAAGGTGGTGcaggcaaaaagaaataa
- the LOC132794200 gene encoding arginine kinase 1 isoform X1, translating to MFALWYLTFAVDEIRKRLAWLFGPKKPAQQALDNKPAVAAPSPAPAPAPQPAAKPNTPPATPSKPAAAPVSPPKPSTPTPPAVTKPAPAAPAPVPTPVVAPKPAPAPAPAPVQVPTPAPAPAPVPVVAPKTTPAPTPVVVAPTPAPAPVVAPKQADKMPIPLPKALTESNTNGTNNGTATNGNGNQLDALDQKLFDATLPPSKVAKIDKEQLKDASNDFIKGEAQAFVQSIKEAQQAGERKQDTMVDAAVLAKLEEGFAKLAASDSKSLLKKYLTKEVFDNLKNKVTPTFKSTLLDVIQSGLENHDSGVGIYAPDAEAYTVFADLFDPIIEDYHGGFKKTDKHPASDFGDVSSFGNVDPTNEYVISTRVRCGRSMQGYPFNPCLTEAQYKEMESKVSSTLSGLEGELKGKFYPLTGMEKAVQQQLIDDHFLFKEGDRFLQAANACRYWPSGRGIYHNDNKTFLVWCNEEDHLRIISMQQGGDLGEIYRRLTTAVNEIEKRVPFSHDDRLGFLTFCPTNLGTTIRASVHIKVPKLASNKAKLEEVAAKYNLQVRGTRGEHTEAEGGVYDISNKRRMGLTEYQAVKEMYDGITELIKLEKSL from the exons atGTTTGCATTGTGGTATCTGACGTTCGCCGTTGACGAAATACG CAAACGTTTGGCGTGGCTTTTTGGTCCAAAGAAGCCCGCACAGCAAGCGCTCGATAACAAACCAGCCGTTGCTGCCCCCTCGCCAGCTCCTGCGCCAGCACCACAACCTGCTGCCAAGCCAAACACACCACCAGCAACACCTTCGAAACCAGCCGCAGCGCCTGTTAGTCCACCCAAGCCATCGACCCCGACGCCGCCTGCGGTCACTAAGCCAGCGCctgcagctccagctccagtaCCTACTCCAGTTGTAGCACCCAAGccagctcctgctcctgcaCCAGCTCCAGTTCAAGTGCCTACTCCAGCTCCTGCCCCAGCACCTGTTCCCGTTGTAGCACCCAAGACTACTCCAGCACCCactccagttgttgttgcacccACTCCAGCACCTGCTCCAGTTGTTGCACCCAAACAAGCCGACAAGATGCCTATTCCCTTGCCCAAAGCTCTAACCGAGTCCAATACCAATGGCACAAACAATGGCACTGCCaccaatggcaacggcaatcAGTTGGATGCCTTGGATCAGAAGCTTTTCGACGCCACTTTGCCGCCGAGCAAAGTGGCAAAGATTGACAAGGAGCAGCTTAAGGATGCCAGCAATGATTTCATCAAAGGCGAGGCTCAAGCCTTTGTGCAGTCCATCAAGGAGGCGCAGCAAGCGGGTGAACG CAAACAAGACACCATGGTTGATGCCGCTGTTCTCGCTAAACTGGAGGAGGGTTTCGCCAAGTTGGCTGCCTCCGACTCCAAGTCGCTGTTGAAGAAGTACCTGACCAAGGAGGTCTTCGACAACCTGAAGAACAAGGTGACCCCCACCTTCAAGTCGACCTTGTTGGATGTGATCCAGTCCGGTTTGGAGAACCACGACTCTGGCGTCGGCATCTATGCCCCCGACGCTGAGGCGTACACAGTGTTCGCCGATCTGTTCGATCCCATCATTGAGGACTACCATGGTGGCTTCAAGAAGACCGACAAGCATCCCGCATCCGATTTCGGTGATGTGAGCAGCTTCGGCAATGTCGATCCCACCAACGAGTATGTGATCTCGACTCGTGTCCGTTGCGGTCGCTCCATGCAGGGTTACCCCTTCAACCCCTGCTTGACCGAGGCCCAGTACAAGGAGATGGAATCGAAGGTTAGCAGCACTCTGTCTGGCCTCGAGGGCGAGCTCAAGGGCAAATTCTACCCATTGACCGGCATGGAGAAGGCcgtccagcagcagctgatcgATGATCATTTCCTGTTCAAGGAGGGTGATCGTTTCCTGCAGGCCGCCAACGCTTGCCGCTACTGGCCCTCGGGACGTGGCATCtaccacaacgacaacaagacCTTCCTGGTCTGGTGCAATGAGGAGGATCATTTGCGTATCATCTCCATGCAGCAGGGTGGCGATTTGGGCGAGATCTACCGTCGTCTGACCACCGCCGTCAATGAGATCGAGAAGCGTGTGCCCTTCAGCCACGATGATCGTCTTGGTTTCTTGACCTTCTGCCCCACCAACTTGGGTACCACCATCCGTGCCTCCGTGCACATCAAGGTCCCCAAGCTGGCTTCGAACAAGGCCAAGCTCGAGGAGGTTGCCGCCAAGTACAACCTGCAGGTGCGCGGCACTCGTGGCGAGCACACCGAAGCCGAGGGCGGTGTCTATGACATCTCCAACAAGCGTCGCATGGGTCTCACCGAATACCAGGCCGTCAAGGAGATGTACGATGGCATCACCGAGCTGATCAAGCTCGAGAAGAGCCTGTAa
- the LOC132794200 gene encoding arginine kinase 1 isoform X2: MGLCASKDKKEKVIEGDGGATATANGGAGGEPNGSATAAAGGASDEAAAQGKQDTMVDAAVLAKLEEGFAKLAASDSKSLLKKYLTKEVFDNLKNKVTPTFKSTLLDVIQSGLENHDSGVGIYAPDAEAYTVFADLFDPIIEDYHGGFKKTDKHPASDFGDVSSFGNVDPTNEYVISTRVRCGRSMQGYPFNPCLTEAQYKEMESKVSSTLSGLEGELKGKFYPLTGMEKAVQQQLIDDHFLFKEGDRFLQAANACRYWPSGRGIYHNDNKTFLVWCNEEDHLRIISMQQGGDLGEIYRRLTTAVNEIEKRVPFSHDDRLGFLTFCPTNLGTTIRASVHIKVPKLASNKAKLEEVAAKYNLQVRGTRGEHTEAEGGVYDISNKRRMGLTEYQAVKEMYDGITELIKLEKSL; the protein is encoded by the exons atgGGTTTGTGTGCGTCTAAGGATAAAAAGGAGAAAGTGATCGAAGGCGATGGCGGCGCCACAGCAACCGCAAATGGCGGCGCTGGCGGTGAGCCGAATGGCAgcgcgacagcagcagcgggagGCGCCTCCGATGAGGCAGCTGCCCAAGG CAAACAAGACACCATGGTTGATGCCGCTGTTCTCGCTAAACTGGAGGAGGGTTTCGCCAAGTTGGCTGCCTCCGACTCCAAGTCGCTGTTGAAGAAGTACCTGACCAAGGAGGTCTTCGACAACCTGAAGAACAAGGTGACCCCCACCTTCAAGTCGACCTTGTTGGATGTGATCCAGTCCGGTTTGGAGAACCACGACTCTGGCGTCGGCATCTATGCCCCCGACGCTGAGGCGTACACAGTGTTCGCCGATCTGTTCGATCCCATCATTGAGGACTACCATGGTGGCTTCAAGAAGACCGACAAGCATCCCGCATCCGATTTCGGTGATGTGAGCAGCTTCGGCAATGTCGATCCCACCAACGAGTATGTGATCTCGACTCGTGTCCGTTGCGGTCGCTCCATGCAGGGTTACCCCTTCAACCCCTGCTTGACCGAGGCCCAGTACAAGGAGATGGAATCGAAGGTTAGCAGCACTCTGTCTGGCCTCGAGGGCGAGCTCAAGGGCAAATTCTACCCATTGACCGGCATGGAGAAGGCcgtccagcagcagctgatcgATGATCATTTCCTGTTCAAGGAGGGTGATCGTTTCCTGCAGGCCGCCAACGCTTGCCGCTACTGGCCCTCGGGACGTGGCATCtaccacaacgacaacaagacCTTCCTGGTCTGGTGCAATGAGGAGGATCATTTGCGTATCATCTCCATGCAGCAGGGTGGCGATTTGGGCGAGATCTACCGTCGTCTGACCACCGCCGTCAATGAGATCGAGAAGCGTGTGCCCTTCAGCCACGATGATCGTCTTGGTTTCTTGACCTTCTGCCCCACCAACTTGGGTACCACCATCCGTGCCTCCGTGCACATCAAGGTCCCCAAGCTGGCTTCGAACAAGGCCAAGCTCGAGGAGGTTGCCGCCAAGTACAACCTGCAGGTGCGCGGCACTCGTGGCGAGCACACCGAAGCCGAGGGCGGTGTCTATGACATCTCCAACAAGCGTCGCATGGGTCTCACCGAATACCAGGCCGTCAAGGAGATGTACGATGGCATCACCGAGCTGATCAAGCTCGAGAAGAGCCTGTAa
- the LOC132789792 gene encoding F-box only protein 33 isoform X2 → MNIPEWQTIPTLVLEQIFDYLDSRDRRAAANCCWAWRQHFFSKTVSGAYFRNFRFHIDVAQDDQLTFFHRCMSNLAKELVIVFNFDNAFHIQKIRGLLYKAARCDNIRALRFQTNSVGLIAPGNAHSDQLVAIEQCFVEPLKMFLSRKTQACQVLDLGGIEALTYYGYDLLKAMGKPQELLQLTLASIKYDPNHYPILELDTTLLQKCASLQVLSLDYDTLSDELLHTIQVLPLRKLLIVVHGLDRDEHAGVSDAAWANFSMHFTQIELVLTLVYAYEAVELLVNRIVGDHMPVTHIRILFCEYMSHDAIDGLSMANSDTLRSIYYIDSGNNRGHSNYLSNIRGQDAFVMLAWRCKQLEEIVVHGHPMDPHNLLGIARLRSRQLRRVEVSQINWPNGEPQYAFNDEMCKLLGQRWRLLKYEQLPAALDYGPVDYDERNEFVYELLRRDLQIH, encoded by the exons ATGAATATACCCGAATGGCAGACAATACCAACGCTGGTACTGGagcaaatattcgattatCTCGATTCGCGAGACCGCCGAGCTGCAGCCAATTGTTGTTGGGCATGGcgacaacattttttttcaaagaCGGTAAGTGGTGC CTACTTTAGGAACTTTCGCTTTCACATTGACGTGGCCCAGGATGATCAACTGACGTTCTTCCATCGCTGCATGTCCAATCTGGCCAAGGAGCTGGTGATTGTCTTCAACTTCGACAATGCTTTTCACATCCAAAAGATACGTGGCCTGCTCTACAA GGCGGCACGCTGTGATAATATTCGCGCACTACGTTTCCAAACCAACAGTGTGGGCCTAATAGCTCCAGGAAATGCACACAGCGATCAACTGGTGGCCATAGAACA ATGCTTTGTGGAGCCCTTGAAGATGTTTCTCAGTCGCAAGACTCAAGCTTGCCAAGTGTTGGATCTGGGTGGCATTGAAGCACTCACTTATTATGGTTACGATCTGCTCAAGGCCATGGGCAAGCCCCAAGAGTTGTTGCAGTTGACGCTGGCCAGCATTAAATACGATCCCAATCATTATCCCATCCTCGAGCTGGACACAACGTTGCTGCAGAAGTGCGCTTCACTCCAAGTGCTCTCGCTGGATTACGACACACTCAGCGATGAGCTGCTGCACACGATTCAAGTGCTGCCGCTGCGCAAGTTGCTGATCGTTGTCCATGGCTTGGATCGTGATGAGCATGCTGGCGTCTCGGATGCTGCCTGGGCGAATTTCTCAATGCATTTCACACAAATCGAACTGGTGCTGACACTTGTCTATGCCTACGAGGCCGTCGAGCTGCTCGTCAATCGCATTGTGGGCGATCACATGCCTGtgacacacatacgcatactGTTCTGTGAGTACATGAGCCACGATGCCATCGATGGCCTGTCGATGGCCAACAGCGACACGTTGCGCAGCATCTACTACATTGATTCGGGCAACAATCGCGGCCATAGCAACTACTTAAGCAATATACGCGGTCAGGATGCGTTCGTCATGTTGGCCTGGCGTTGCAAACAGCTCGAGGAGATCGTTGTCCACGGCCATCCAATGGATCCGCACAATTTGCTGGGCATTGCAAGGCTGCGAAGTCGTCAGCTGCGTCGCGTTGAAGTATCGCAAATCAATTGGCCCAACGGTGAACCGCAATACGCCTTCAACGAT GAAATGTGCAAGCTGTTGGGACAACGTTGGAGACTGCTCAAATACGAACAGCTGCCGGCAGCACTCGACTACGGACCCGTCGACTACGATGAACGCAATGAGTTTGTCTACGAGTTGTTGCGTCGAGATCTACAGATCCATTAA
- the LOC132789792 gene encoding F-box only protein 33 isoform X1, with amino-acid sequence MSNLAKELVIVFNFDNAFHIQKIRGLLYKAARCDNIRALRFQTNSVGLIAPGNAHSDQLVAIEQCFVEPLKMFLSRKTQACQVLDLGGIEALTYYGYDLLKAMGKPQELLQLTLASIKYDPNHYPILELDTTLLQKCASLQVLSLDYDTLSDELLHTIQVLPLRKLLIVVHGLDRDEHAGVSDAAWANFSMHFTQIELVLTLVYAYEAVELLVNRIVGDHMPVTHIRILFCEYMSHDAIDGLSMANSDTLRSIYYIDSGNNRGHSNYLSNIRGQDAFVMLAWRCKQLEEIVVHGHPMDPHNLLGIARLRSRQLRRVEVSQINWPNGEPQYAFNDEMCKLLGQRWRLLKYEQLPAALDYGPVDYDERNEFVYELLRRDLQIH; translated from the exons ATGTCCAATCTGGCCAAGGAGCTGGTGATTGTCTTCAACTTCGACAATGCTTTTCACATCCAAAAGATACGTGGCCTGCTCTACAA GGCGGCACGCTGTGATAATATTCGCGCACTACGTTTCCAAACCAACAGTGTGGGCCTAATAGCTCCAGGAAATGCACACAGCGATCAACTGGTGGCCATAGAACA ATGCTTTGTGGAGCCCTTGAAGATGTTTCTCAGTCGCAAGACTCAAGCTTGCCAAGTGTTGGATCTGGGTGGCATTGAAGCACTCACTTATTATGGTTACGATCTGCTCAAGGCCATGGGCAAGCCCCAAGAGTTGTTGCAGTTGACGCTGGCCAGCATTAAATACGATCCCAATCATTATCCCATCCTCGAGCTGGACACAACGTTGCTGCAGAAGTGCGCTTCACTCCAAGTGCTCTCGCTGGATTACGACACACTCAGCGATGAGCTGCTGCACACGATTCAAGTGCTGCCGCTGCGCAAGTTGCTGATCGTTGTCCATGGCTTGGATCGTGATGAGCATGCTGGCGTCTCGGATGCTGCCTGGGCGAATTTCTCAATGCATTTCACACAAATCGAACTGGTGCTGACACTTGTCTATGCCTACGAGGCCGTCGAGCTGCTCGTCAATCGCATTGTGGGCGATCACATGCCTGtgacacacatacgcatactGTTCTGTGAGTACATGAGCCACGATGCCATCGATGGCCTGTCGATGGCCAACAGCGACACGTTGCGCAGCATCTACTACATTGATTCGGGCAACAATCGCGGCCATAGCAACTACTTAAGCAATATACGCGGTCAGGATGCGTTCGTCATGTTGGCCTGGCGTTGCAAACAGCTCGAGGAGATCGTTGTCCACGGCCATCCAATGGATCCGCACAATTTGCTGGGCATTGCAAGGCTGCGAAGTCGTCAGCTGCGTCGCGTTGAAGTATCGCAAATCAATTGGCCCAACGGTGAACCGCAATACGCCTTCAACGAT GAAATGTGCAAGCTGTTGGGACAACGTTGGAGACTGCTCAAATACGAACAGCTGCCGGCAGCACTCGACTACGGACCCGTCGACTACGATGAACGCAATGAGTTTGTCTACGAGTTGTTGCGTCGAGATCTACAGATCCATTAA
- the LOC132788920 gene encoding cytochrome c oxidase assembly protein COX18, mitochondrial, whose product MLLLQAACRRPQILAVCTKYGNLRASTTIVNWQERRQASTEVAAATHLANTGGLIGYWQTLSNSTPVAYMQEALTQIHDYSGLPWWASIVLSTFLFRSVVTLPLTIYQHKITARIEKIALEMPAIVEELKREAAMAKQKFKWSDKQTAVVYRRSIKKQWQNLIVRDNCHPMKTVIVLWGQIPLWIFQSVALRNLVYLLPDPTSLQAQIIATEMTVGGFGWIPNLTVVDSSYILPVAMGLINLAIVEVQSMTRTRPATRLQNIANNVFRGLSVLMVPVACTVPSALVVYWVSSSSFGLAQNLLLLSPEVRRAVGIPKTASELEQPYDQLWLKIQKRARLLDEAPADKPAAK is encoded by the exons ATGTTGTTACTTCAGGCGGCTTGCCGTCGACCTCAAATACTTGCAGTCTGCACTAAATATGGAAATTTGCGGGCAAGCACAACAATTGTCAACTGGCAGGAACGTCGTCAGGCATCGACagaagtggcagcagcaacacactTAGCCAATACCGGTGGCCTGATTGGCTATTGGCAAACGCTGTCGAACAGCACACCTGTGGCCTATATGCAGGAGGCGCTGACACAGATCCACGACTATAGCGGCCTGCCATGGTGGGCGTCCATAGTGCTGTCAACGTTTCTGTTTCGCAGCGTTGTCACGCTACCCTTGACCATTTATCAGCACAAGATAACGGCGCGCATTGAAAAAATCGCATTGGAGATGCCGGCCATAGTGGAGGAGCTGAAGCGGGAGGCGGCAATGGCCAAGCAAAAGTTCAAATGGAGCGACAAGCAAACGGCAGTCGTCTACAGACGTTCG ATCAAGAAACAGTGGCAGAATCTGATTGTGCGCGACAATTGCCATCCAATGAAAACGGTCATTGTGCTGTGGGGCCAAATTCCCTTGTGGATATTCCAATCCGTTGCGTTGCGCAATCTGGTCTACTTACTGCCGGATCCCACATCGTTGCAGGCACAAATTATTGCCACCGAAATGACTGTTGGCGGCTTTGGCTGGATACCAAATCTAACTGTTGTGGACAGCTCATATATATTGCCGGTGGCAATGGGTCTGATCAATCTGGCAATCGTTGAGGTACAATCCATGACGCGGACACGTCCAGCAACGCGTCTACAGAATATTGCCAACAATGTGTTCAGAGGACTGAGTGTTCTCATGGTGCCTGTGGCCTGCACGGTGCCATCGGCGTTGGTCGTCTATTGGGTGTCTTCCAGCAGCTTTGGCTTAGCACAGaatctgctgctgttgtcgccgGAAGTACGACGTGCTGTGGGAATACCCAAGACAGCGAGTGAACTCGAACAGCCCTACGATCAGCTCTGGCTGAAGATACAGAAGCGTGCGCGTCTTCTGGATGAGGCGCCGGCTGATAAGCCAGCCGCCAAGTGA